AGTCACTTGCGTTAGGTGAGTGGCTTGAAGAGAACCCACAAGGAGGAAGTAAAATGACGAGAGAATATGAAACGGTTGTGATTTATCACCCCTCTCAAACCGAAGTGCAAGTTGCAGGAATGAATGACAAGCTAAGCAAGATCATTCAAAAAAATGGAGGCCATCTTTTCTTTGCTCGTAATATGGGAAGAAGAAAGCTCGCTTATCCAATCCAAAACGAAAAACTAGGCATCTACTTTTGTTTCGATTACGCAGCTGCAGGAAAAACAGTTTCTGAACTTGAGCGCGCGATGAAATTGGACGAATCTGTAATTCGATTTCTCACCGTTACCAAAAGTGAAACGGTAGACATCGAAGCAAGAAAAGCAGAAGTTGAAGCAAGAGGCGAAGGAAAACCAGTTGTAGCTGAAGAAAGACCGGCAGCACCAGCTCAATCTCCAGCGCCAACAGCAGATAAAGCATCGTAATTTTTTGTGTATCTTGATAGGGTCAGAGCCATAAGACTCTGACCCTTTTTTGTTTGTGCCCGCACAAGCCTACCTGGCTTAAGGAAAATGTTTTCATGATGAATCTTGGAGTGTTATCAAAAAAAACGCTGATTGTTTCAT
This window of the Deltaproteobacteria bacterium CG11_big_fil_rev_8_21_14_0_20_42_23 genome carries:
- the rpsF gene encoding 30S ribosomal protein S6, with product MTREYETVVIYHPSQTEVQVAGMNDKLSKIIQKNGGHLFFARNMGRRKLAYPIQNEKLGIYFCFDYAAAGKTVSELERAMKLDESVIRFLTVTKSETVDIEARKAEVEARGEGKPVVAEERPAAPAQSPAPTADKAS